Genomic window (Paenibacillus sp. 37):
AAAAAGCGCATGCCGGGAATACGTTCGAAGGCATCCAACAAAACACTGTTCACGGTAATGACGGATCGCTCCGATAGCAGCATTTTAAGCCAGGTTTGTGCGGCGTTCACGATGCTAAGCAAGACCAGACTACAAGCATAGACAATAGACCACCGTGCCGCGTATGATCCTAATCCGTTTGGCGCAATTCCATCGATGATTTGTTTAGAGGCATAGAGCTGAAGTGCTGGAACAGCACCCTCAATGAATATGAACAAAATGATTAGCAAGGTTAACACCGGACCAGATTGCCATAACATTCGCACAAGCAAATGGGTCGTTTGCCGTGTTCGTTGTGCTCTGCTGCACCGTTCTTCATGATCAAACATGTGTTTCTCCATTCTTCTGCACCTTTATCATCGAAATGTCCTTGGATCAGGCATGAAAATACAAGCGTTTCTTCTCATTCATATTGACCTCCTCAATGTCTCCGAGCATCCTTGCCGGAGAAGGTCTGGAGCGGTTGAGCACATGTTCTTTGCCACGACTCATCTCCTGCAGCCAGATCTCCAAGTCGATAACAGAGCGCATATATTGGTAACCCATACCCAAATCATTATTCGGGTCCTCCGAACGGATCGCCATAGCGACTAGATGTTTCCACCACGATCTCTGGTCAATAATCCCCAGTTCCGTAACATACACACGCTTTCCGCTCGCGAACAATTGCAAAATATGCTGGCGGTCATTCAAAAAGCTTTTCCTGGCCATATGGGCATAGGTTGTTTTGGAAGACCTGTTATAGACATACGAAGGCAAGATATCTGTGAATGCTTTTCGAAGCAACAGCTTGGAACCGGCATAGCTTTCTTGCTCACCCTTGAGGAGATCAAAGTGCTGCTCTGGCGGAACCGAGAACGAAAACTCGATTATGCGCCTGTCCAGAAACGGATGATACGCAGGCAAGGTCACACCTACAGCATCCATGTATCTTGCACGAGGCCACAGAAAGTCGTAATGATAACGCTTCCCCCAGTAGTTTAGCGGCCTGCTTTTGCGATATCGGTGAACCTCCTCCGCATTCATCTGCCGTTCTCTCTGGAGATGTTCATTGGTAAAGAATTCGGGCAAGTCATATTCTGTATCCGACCATAACAGCTTGTAGTACCATTTTTCACCAAAATAAGGCAAGAATGGAGCCAAACCATATTGAAATCCCTTTTTCAGCATAGGTCCTACTCGATTGCCAGCCCATTCCCGAAGTTCACGAATACCTTCCCGATAACGCTTTTGCCGGAAATAAGAATCAATGACAGCAACTTCGCCGCTATATACAAAGTCTCCGCCTTCACCTGTCAAAACGGCAGCAGTCCGAAATTGCCGAGCCAGCACCGTAAATGTCTCATTCACAAGCGAATTGGCTCGAGGGTCTGGACCATCCACAAACCATAGCGGGTCCCTGCCAATTTCGGCATTGGGTATTCTGGCCGTTTCGTCCGCATGAATGATCAAGCCGGGAATGCGCAGATCCCTCATCATTTTTTTGACGAGATCCTTATCATGGCTTGGCATCATATCCGGTTCCGCAAAAGAAATGTTAACAGCCAGAATCTGCTCTTGGTTCCCGCTGGCAATGGCGGCAGCTACAACCGCGGCTGAGTCGAGCCCTCCGCTCAATTCAACCATTCGTTTGTTGCCATTAAAGCGTTCCTGGGTCACCTGCTCCAGCAATTGACGAAATTGGGGGACAGCATCTTCCGTGAGCTGTGGCTTGCTTGTCAGTTCCCGCATTCCCCAGTAGCTTTGAACTTTCACCTGGTGATTGTTCCACCAAGCAATGGAGGCTGTGGGAAGCTTGCGAATGCCTTTAAAAAAAGTCCGCTCTTCCAGTCCGTTCTCCCCTACAGCAAAGCCAGAAGTCGGATACATTCGGCACACGTCTTCATCGACCTCAAAAGGAATATCCTGAAGCAACAAAAGCACGCGTAGATCATTGGCAACAAACCATTCATTTCTTGGGCTAATCCAGTAATAAACGGGTCGGGTTGCATAGCTATCCGTAGCAACAATTAAACTGCTTCGTTTCTGGTCCCAGTACACCAGTGTAAATTCCCCTTGGGACTTGCATAGTTGATATTCAGGTTTCTCTTGCAGCAAACGATACGCCTGCTCCTGCTGATCAGATGAAAGGGACGGGAAATCATCGGCATGGGCTTGCAGCTCGCCGCTGGCCCAGCCATCCAGAATGATGGGAAAATCAAGACGGATATCCGCCGAAGTACTGGAAGCCTGTGCTCCATAACCGTAGGAGAGCGTTGCTAAATGGAACGTATCTTCCGTATAACCATTCACACCGGTAACCCTTGCCCACCTTTTAATTGAATCCATCCAATCCAACCAAATACTTTGATTTTGGCCTTGCATAGCGATCCATATCTTCATCCCAGAGATAGCACCCACCTCTCGGCATATTCGCTCATATTATATATTTTCAATACCTTCAAATCATTTCCTTTATGATTGGGGTCAATGGTCCGACCGTCTTCCAGACGCACCCATGCGTGAGAGAACAGTTTTTCATCTATCTTTTTCACACCGATCAACAAGTCACTTTCATAGCCAGCACTGAACAAAATGGCCTGAACTGTCATAGCTATGGATACACATGAGGTGATGAGATGATCATTTTCATCCATTTCATACATCATCTGCCCCAGTCTGCACAATTCGTCCGTCTCAATCCGATTCGCTTCCCTTCGGCCTGCGCTTACATGAAGAGGGTACATATGTATTGCAATTTTTTCATAAGCATCCACAAAATCCGTCTCCAGTAGTAACAGGCGGACAAAAGCATGAACCGTTGTGAAATACACCTTGTTATGGATAGGAATGGCCTTACTCATGAGACATCGACCTTGACCAGTTTTTTAGCCGAGAGTTCCTGAATTGCATTTTGCAAAATAACGGTTAATTCTGCTTCGGATTGATCAAATTCGCTTTTCCATTTACTCAGAATTTGGTTGAACTCCCTTGTTCCAGTCTCCAGTTCCAGCCACAGCTCCATCAACGCGCCCTCGAGCCCAAAATATTCACCGTTATTGATGTCCAGCACGATACATTCCTCACTTAATGACGTGGTGGCAGTTTCCTCGCTTCGGGCAATTTTCATGCCTGCAACCCCTCTCTGCAAGGTAATATGTAGTATATGGAAATGACTAGAGAGAGCCGCAAGGCCCTCTCTGGTGAACTTATAATGCCTTTGAAATTAACCACGTTTTACTCCACGACCGAATTTTCCATCTCCCGGCTTACTTTTCTTGGAGAGAGTTACTGTTAGGAAAGCACCATAACTCTTCAAAGGAGCCATTTGAACTTTACGCATATACTTCACCACCCCTCTACTTGAAATATATTACATTTTTAATATATCATAGAAATAATGGGTTTTGTCCGAAGACAATCCCCAATAACCGCCAAGATTCCACAAACCTGCTTTTTACGGTTATTTTACGGTCCGAAAAGAAAATAATACATACGAGGTGCATATCATGCTGAACGTAATTCTGGTAGACGATCATAAAGCATTCACCTGTGGAATGAAGCTCATTTTGGAACAAAACCATATGAAGGTAACCGTACTTCATTCAGCCCTTGAAACGCTGGACTTCATAAAAGAGCAGGCCAATGCAATAGACCTTTACCTGTATGACTTGTCTATGCCGGACCTCAACGGGATTGAACTGGCAACTAAAACGATGGAGATCATTCCTGATGCAAGAATCATGCTTTTCTATTCCCAAGAGGATATGATTCAGCTGTTTCAAATGTCCGTCCAAGCAGGCATCCGCGGATTTATCGACAAGTCTTTTTCAGCACAGCAGGTGCTCACAAGCATTTCCATGTGCATGGAAGATGCGGTTGTCTTTTCTCTGGATTTCTTTAAATCGATTCTCACTCCGACAGCTTCCTTTAACGCGCCTGAAACTATGCTGACCGAGTTCGAAATTAAATTGCTACAACAGGTGGCCAAAGGAGAAACCAATAAACAAATTGCGGAATCTCTTTTTATGTCTACTCGAAATGTCGAATATCATCTGGGGCGTGTTTATCGAAAGTTGAGGGTCAGCTCCAGAAGTTATGCCGTTCATAAATGCAAGATTCTTAAATTGATATAAGTCCACGAGAGGTGCCTAATCCGTACCCATTTTGGAAGCATGCATGGATTCAGCCGGAATTATATTAGCTTTCATCGCTCACGTATTGTTAAATACTGTCCTGAATATGGCATTCTCCAATAAACGGGTAAAAATAAAGCAAGACCCGCAAAGATCCTTTACCAGGATCTTTTTGCGGGTCTTGCTTTTATGCTAGAATCTTCCTGATTTGAATATCGAATAGAGCAGGAAAGCCACCATCAGAATCGCCACCAGGAAACCAATCTCAATGACCGGAATATCCCACAGCATCGTGGACTGATGACTGATCGACGAACCGATAATCAGGCCCACCATGATGATACAAAAGGCGAGCAGCACGATACTGAAGGACAGCCGATTACTGATCTGATCCATTCTGCGCATGAGTGCATCCAGTTCAGGGACACTGATCTCCAGCCTCAGCTTGCCTTTGCTAATAATGGATGATAATTGCCTTAACTGCCCTGGCAGACCAATGACACTCTCGGCCATATCAGCCGCACTGCGGAACAAGCGATTCTTGATTCTTCCGGCGCTAAAACGTTCCTTGATCAGCTTACGGCCAAAGGGCTCGGCCATATCTACAATGCTCAATGAAGGATCAAGATGTTCAATCACACCTTCCATCGTAAGCAACGATTTACCGAGCAGCAGAATATCCGCAGGCATGACAACCCGGTGCCTCTGAGCTACGCCGAACAAGTCATTCAACGCCTGACCCACACTGATCTTGGAAAAGGGAATATCGTAATATTTGCTACGCAACTTGTCCAAATCCACATGAAGACCACGCAGGTCCATGTCATCTGGCATCATGCCGAGCTTCTCAATCGCCCGGATCATACTGTCTGTATCTTTGCGCATTAACCCAATAATAAGCGAAGCGAGCTGCTGTTTCATCTCATCACTCAGACTGCCCACCATACCGAAGTCTATAAAGGCAAGACGTCCATCCTTTAATACCATCAGATTGCCCGGATGTGGGTCAGCGTGAAAGAATCCCTGAATAAAAATCTGATTTAATAATGAATCCACCAGCCGCTCGGCAATGTTATTCAGATCATGACCGCGTCTGACCAGTTCTTTACGATCATTGAGTTTGATACCTTCGATATACTCCATAGTGAGCACACGGGACGAAGTCTGATCCCAGTAAATTGTCGGGATTTTCACCTTGTTGTCCTGTTGGTATTGCTGTGCAATCTTTTCCGCATATTCTTCGACCATTTGCGGAATCTGATATTGCTTCACCCATTCCCAGCGCTTCTCGGCCATGGCTGTCAGTTCACGCAAGATATCCAGGTCACGCTGCACAATACGCGATATGCCCGGCCGCTGAATCTTGTGGCTACCAATTCACCGCTTTGAAGTTTGCCCAGATGTACCTGTCCAATGCTGGCCGCAGCTACAGGGGTATCCTCGAACCGGGAAAAGATCTCCTCCAGCGGTGTATCCAATTCCTGTTCCAAAATACCCCGTGCCGTCTCGGACGAGAACGGCGGGACCTGATCCTGCAACTTCACCAACTCACGAATGACAGACTCAGGCAACAGATCTGCCCTTGTGCTTGCGAGTTGCCCCAGCTTAACGAAAGCTGGCCCCAGCTCCTGCAGCACAAGCCTGATGCGTTCACTCAGCGTTTTGGTGGTGTGTGCTTCACGCGACATCCACCGTCTGGGCAGAGCCAGTAACTGGAACAAACCCAGCTCCTCGACCATATAACCGAAGCCATGACGCACGAGCGCCATGGCAATTTCACGGTATCTGCCGACATGTTTGATTCGCACTGCCATCTACTCGATCTCGTTTCCTTTGAGAGGAGGAGGAACTTCAAGTGGAGCTGGGGATTCATCAGGTTGAAGCTGTGGTGAGTGGCCCAGTTCGGCAAGTTTTTTCTCCAGAACGGCAACGCGCTGTTCCAGACTGGTTACATCACTTTCGGATGCCACACCAGCTTCCTGAAGCACACGCTTGACCTGTTCTTGAATCATTCTCTTGAACTGGCCTTGCTCTTCATCGCCCCGTTCCAGCAGGCGTTCAACCAAAGCTTTGGATTCACCGGGCGCAAGTTCCCCGCGCTTGACCAAATCATCCACGGTTTTCTCAATTTTTTCTTTGCTTACGACAGTAAGACCAAGCCCTAACGAGATCGCCTTTTTGAACAAATCGCTCATTTTTGTCATCCTCCTCTTCGTTGATCTCTATATTATACCCCTTACACTCCGCATGCAAAAATGTCAGTTCGATCAGACGTAACGTGCAGCCCATTTGCCTGCTTGCAGAAGTAACTTGCGGTACGTTTCGTGTGCAAAAGACGGTACATGGTGACCTGGCATCAGATAAACAATACGTCCAATACCATATCGATGAGCCCAAACCGCAGGCTTTGGTCCATCTTCAGATTGATATTCCAGCAATATCTTCGTTTCGGCAAAAGAACCAAACTCGAACTGATACGGCTCTTCTTCCATTGTGAAATTCGAAATGCCCTCCGTCACGGGATGGCTTTCCGCCGTTACAGTGAATTCAAGCGGTGCATACGCCGGATGATGCAGGAACTTGGCACCGATCATCTGTTTGAGCTCATAACGATTTTGGAGCGAAATGCCGTTATGTATAATGACCAGTCCACCTCCATTACTTACATAGGACAACAAACCTGCTGTCTGCTGTGGAGAGACTTTACCCTTCCAATCGTCCATGTATGAGATACATACATCAAATCCGGTTATATTTTCTTGCAGCAGCATATTCCGGTTCTCACTGCACTGCACAGTCATAGTATCATGGAAAATTCGGCTAATCTCCGCATCCACCCCCTGAAGCGGGTGCCAATCCGGATGTGTATAATCACCAAGTAGTAATGCTTTTTTACGATGATCCATTCCATCAATCTCCTTTCTTGTTCACCTCACTGTATCAATCAACTACCAGGGGAGCTTCTCTCCCTTGTAGTCCACATATGCGGGCTGATCTCCTTTAAACTGTTCATGGCGGTCGATAAGTACTGCGATATGCTGTGCAGATTGCTCGGGCGTGAGATCCGCAGCAACATCCAATTCGCCCCTCATATAACTTTGTACCCAACCGGGATGCACAAGCATCACTTGTCCGCCTTCATTCTTCAGACCATTGTGCACAAGACGGGCCTGCATGTTCAAAGCAGCTTTGGACATACAATAGGCATACCACCCATCCCGACTGCATTGCTCTATACTTCCAGCCTCGGAAGAGATATCAACAATCAGCTTGACCTGTCCTTGAAGAAGGAGGGGTAACAGGGAATGAGTCACACGCAGTGTACCTAAGGTGTTCACATTAAATACTTCAGCCATCTCCGCCATATTCAACGGCCCGCGGATATGATCCGTAATACTTCCTAGTATAGCCGCATTATTGATCAGCATATCCAGATGATTCGTATCCAGCTTCAATGTCTCCGTGAACAGAGCTACCGACAGGTCGTCCGCGATATCCAGTTCGATGGCGCGCAGATGGTCAGGATATCCTTCTGCAAGCTTACGAATTCCCTCGGAATCTTCCACGTCCAGACCGGCCGCATACACAAGATACCCTCTCTTCAGCATCTGTGCCGTCAAAGCCAATCCCAATCCCCGGGCAGCTCCCGTTACACATACGGTTCTCATCATGATGTCCCTCCCTCGCATAATGATTCTATTCTTTTATTCATTCCACATATTCATCTGAAAACCTTTAATTCAGAATCGGATCGCCAACTTCACGACCAAAGACTCATTAGGTAAAAGAAAGATTAGAGCCATTCTGCTTATTGAATTCAGCTATCTATTTGAGCTATAAAAAGCTGCTATTATCCCTACATATCTCGCTCCTGCCGATAGACTAGACAGTGCTCCACCCATCTTCGAGCGGCTGCCGGATAAGAGCCCAGATGAACGTGCGTATACCCCGCCACAATGTTGCCTGCGGCATATCCCTCTTGCTTCAAGCCAAGTAATCCCTTGGTCTCATACGCATAAGGGATCGTTTCTTCATCACGATAGGTCATTGTGGAATAATGAAATTCATGACCCCGAAGTACTTCACCCTTTTTCAGCAAAAAGGAATCCTGAACGCTACTGGCTTCACGGTATCCAAGCGCAGCCCGCTTCTTCTGCATCTGCACCTGTGCGGGGATAATCCCCGCCATGTGGAAGGTGGCACCCTCGCGGTCGGTCAACGTTTCTCCAAGCACCATGTAACCACCACACTCGGCAAATAAAGGCATGTTGGATTGTGCTGCCTGTCGAAGTCCTTCCAAGAACCCTTGGTTACCGGCAATCTCTGCTGCAAATTCCTCAGGAAATCCACCACCCAAATAGATGCCATCCACATCCATTGGAATATCTTCACCAGCGAGCGGACTGAAGTATTGTAATCGGGCCCCGGCTGCTTCGAGCAATTCCAAATTATCGGGGTAATAGAAATTAAATGCTGCATCGCGCGCAACGGCAATAACAGGCCGTACCACATATGGTACATGTC
Coding sequences:
- a CDS encoding asparagine synthase family protein → MKIWIAMQGQNQSIWLDWMDSIKRWARVTGVNGYTEDTFHLATLSYGYGAQASSTSADIRLDFPIILDGWASGELQAHADDFPSLSSDQQEQAYRLLQEKPEYQLCKSQGEFTLVYWDQKRSSLIVATDSYATRPVYYWISPRNEWFVANDLRVLLLLQDIPFEVDEDVCRMYPTSGFAVGENGLEERTFFKGIRKLPTASIAWWNNHQVKVQSYWGMRELTSKPQLTEDAVPQFRQLLEQVTQERFNGNKRMVELSGGLDSAAVVAAAIASGNQEQILAVNISFAEPDMMPSHDKDLVKKMMRDLRIPGLIIHADETARIPNAEIGRDPLWFVDGPDPRANSLVNETFTVLARQFRTAAVLTGEGGDFVYSGEVAVIDSYFRQKRYREGIRELREWAGNRVGPMLKKGFQYGLAPFLPYFGEKWYYKLLWSDTEYDLPEFFTNEHLQRERQMNAEEVHRYRKSRPLNYWGKRYHYDFLWPRARYMDAVGVTLPAYHPFLDRRIIEFSFSVPPEQHFDLLKGEQESYAGSKLLLRKAFTDILPSYVYNRSSKTTYAHMARKSFLNDRQHILQLFASGKRVYVTELGIIDQRSWWKHLVAMAIRSEDPNNDLGMGYQYMRSVIDLEIWLQEMSRGKEHVLNRSRPSPARMLGDIEEVNMNEKKRLYFHA
- a CDS encoding lasso peptide biosynthesis B2 protein, whose translation is MSKAIPIHNKVYFTTVHAFVRLLLLETDFVDAYEKIAIHMYPLHVSAGRREANRIETDELCRLGQMMYEMDENDHLITSCVSIAMTVQAILFSAGYESDLLIGVKKIDEKLFSHAWVRLEDGRTIDPNHKGNDLKVLKIYNMSEYAERWVLSLG
- a CDS encoding PqqD family peptide modification chaperone — translated: MKIARSEETATTSLSEECIVLDINNGEYFGLEGALMELWLELETGTREFNQILSKWKSEFDQSEAELTVILQNAIQELSAKKLVKVDVS
- a CDS encoding response regulator, whose translation is MLNVILVDDHKAFTCGMKLILEQNHMKVTVLHSALETLDFIKEQANAIDLYLYDLSMPDLNGIELATKTMEIIPDARIMLFYSQEDMIQLFQMSVQAGIRGFIDKSFSAQQVLTSISMCMEDAVVFSLDFFKSILTPTASFNAPETMLTEFEIKLLQQVAKGETNKQIAESLFMSTRNVEYHLGRVYRKLRVSSRSYAVHKCKILKLI
- a CDS encoding phasin family protein, with product MSDLFKKAISLGLGLTVVSKEKIEKTVDDLVKRGELAPGESKALVERLLERGDEEQGQFKRMIQEQVKRVLQEAGVASESDVTSLEQRVAVLEKKLAELGHSPQLQPDESPAPLEVPPPLKGNEIE
- a CDS encoding ThuA domain-containing protein, with the translated sequence MDHRKKALLLGDYTHPDWHPLQGVDAEISRIFHDTMTVQCSENRNMLLQENITGFDVCISYMDDWKGKVSPQQTAGLLSYVSNGGGLVIIHNGISLQNRYELKQMIGAKFLHHPAYAPLEFTVTAESHPVTEGISNFTMEEEPYQFEFGSFAETKILLEYQSEDGPKPAVWAHRYGIGRIVYLMPGHHVPSFAHETYRKLLLQAGKWAARYV
- a CDS encoding SDR family oxidoreductase: MMRTVCVTGAARGLGLALTAQMLKRGYLVYAAGLDVEDSEGIRKLAEGYPDHLRAIELDIADDLSVALFTETLKLDTNHLDMLINNAAILGSITDHIRGPLNMAEMAEVFNVNTLGTLRVTHSLLPLLLQGQVKLIVDISSEAGSIEQCSRDGWYAYCMSKAALNMQARLVHNGLKNEGGQVMLVHPGWVQSYMRGELDVAADLTPEQSAQHIAVLIDRHEQFKGDQPAYVDYKGEKLPW